In a single window of the Procambarus clarkii isolate CNS0578487 chromosome 51, FALCON_Pclarkii_2.0, whole genome shotgun sequence genome:
- the LOC138351814 gene encoding adhesive plaque matrix protein-like: MRHVALLYRYIVYPDTFYRYIAYPYTFYRYIAYPYTFYRYIAYLYTFYRYTAYPYTFYRYIAYPYTFYRYIAYLYTFYRYTAYPYTFYRYTAYPYTFYRYIVYPYTFYRYTAYPYTFYRYIVYPYTFYRYTAYPYTFYRYTAYPYTFYRYTAYPYTFYRYTAYPYTFYRYTAYPYTFYRYTAYLYTFYRYTAYPYTFYRYTAYPYTFYRYIVYPYTFYRYTAYPYTFYRYTAYPYTFYRYTAYPYTFYRYTAYPYTFYRYIAYTYTFYRYTAYPYTFYRYTAYPYTFYRYTLSTLIPSTDTSSTLIPSTDTPPTLIPSTDTPPTLIPSTDTPPTLIPSTDTPPTLIPSTDTSSTLIPSTDTPPTLIPSTDTSPTLIPSTDTPPTLIPSTDTPPTLIPSTDTSPTLIPSTDTSPTLIPSTDTPPTLIPSTDTPPTLIPSTDTSPTLIPSTDTPPTLIPSTDTSPTLIPSTDTSPTLIPSTSIPSNLDHLFIYYVLD, translated from the exons ATGCGCCATGTTGCG CTCCTATACAGATACATCGTCTACCCTGATACCTTCTACAGATATATCGCCTACCCATATACCTTCTACAGATATATCGCCTACCCTTATACCTTCTACAGATATATCGCCTACCTTTATACCTTCTACAGATACACCGCCTACCCATATACCTTCTACAGATATATCGCCTACCCTTATACCTTCTACAGATATATCGCCTACCTTTATACCTTCTACAGATACACCGCCTACCCTTATACCTTCTACAGATACACCGCCTACCCTTATACCTTCTACAGATACATCGTCTACCCTTATACCTTCTACAGATACACCGCCTACCCTTATACCTTCTACAGATACATCGTCTACCCTTATACCTTCTACAGATACACCGCCTACCCTTATACCTTCTACAGATACACCGCCTACCCTTATACCTTCTACAGATACACCGCCTACCCTTATACCTTCTACAGATACACCGCCTACCCTTATACCTTCTACAGATACACCGCCTACCCTTATACCTTCTACAGATACACCGCCTACCTTTATACCTTCTACAGATACACCGCCTACCCTTATACCTTCTACAGATACACCGCCTACCCTTATACCTTCTACAGATACATCGTCTACCCTTATACCTTCTACAGATACACCGCCTACCCTTATACCTTCTACAGATACACCGCCTACCCTTATACCTTCTACAGATACACCGCCTACCCTTATACCTTCTACAGATACACCGCCTACCCTTATACCTTCTACAGATACATCGCCTACACTTATACCTTCTACAGATACACCGCCTACCCTTATACCTTCTACAGATACACCGCCTACCCTTATACCTTCTACAGATACACACTTTCTACCCTTATACCTTCTACAGATACATCGTCTACCCTTATACCTTCTACAGATACACCGCCTACCCTTATACCTTCTACAGATACACCGCCTACCCTTATACCTTCTACAGATACACCGCCTACCCTTATACCTTCTACAGATACACCGCCTACCCTTATACCTTCTACAGATACATCGTCTACCCTTATACCTTCTACAGATACACCGCCTACCCTTATACCTTCTACAGATACATCGCCTACCCTTATACCTTCTACAGATACACCGCCTACCCTTATACCTTCTACAGATACACCGCCTACCCTTATACCTTCTACAGATACATCGCCTACCCTTATACCTTCTACAGATACATCGCCTACACTTATACCTTCTACAGATACACCGCCTACCCTTATACCTTCTACAGATACACCGCCTACCCTTATACCTTCTACAGATACATCGCCTACCCTTATACCTTCTACAGATACACCGCCTACCCTTATACCTTCTACAGATACATCGCCTACCCTTATACCTTCTACAGATACATCGCCTACACTTATACCTTCTACCTCCATACCTTCAAACCTTGATCACTTATTTAT TTATTATGTTTTGGATTAA